Proteins from a genomic interval of Helicoverpa zea isolate HzStark_Cry1AcR chromosome 31, ilHelZeax1.1, whole genome shotgun sequence:
- the LOC124645068 gene encoding uncharacterized protein LOC124645068 has protein sequence MTDSSSFTSLFALVDSHLSNCTLNDSPSDGRVGSLPMPMLNLPRGLSDTRISSSSQRLPIPRFSLSESPIANVLSEQLSNMLKAKELKKQQEEEQERLQEEMRRLEIEEKNCVIDLMKAVQKPGELKPTKPQESVSISSSFESLILDGKEFANDSSKESASEAVLSAPEPEPSLPITTDMSYILKQKIKSGKCSAFGKVLTSRLRPVAAPYLREKVPSTIVPFDFSTKSPCDLIKEKLKRKPVHTVSNTYHDFF, from the coding sequence CTGTTTGCTTTGGTGGATAGTCATTTATCCAACTGCACTTTAAATGACAGCCCGAGCGATGGTCGTGTCGGTTCACTGCCAATGCCGATGCTAAACCTTCCTCGAGGATTGTCTGACACTCGGATCTCATCATCGTCGCAGAGATTGCCTATTCCAAGGTTCAGTTTGAGTGAGAGCCCCATCGCTAATGTTCTCTCGGAGCAGCTGTCGAATATGCTCAAAGCTAAGGAGCTTAAAAAGCAACAGGAAGAGGAACAAGAGAGACTGCAGGAAGAGATGCGAAGATTAGAAATAGAGGAAAAGAATTGTGTAATAGACTTGATGAAAGCAGTGCAGAAACCTGGGGAACTAAAACCAACGAAACCTCAAGAATCCGTCAGCATCAGCAGTTCCTTTGAATCACTGATTTTAGATGGCAAAGAGTTTGCTAACGACTCCTCGAAGGAGTCTGCATCGGAAGCTGTGCTGTCAGCTCCGGAGCCTGAACCATCATTACCAATTACCACAGACATGTCATACAtactcaaacaaaaaattaaaagtgggAAATGCTCAGCATTTGGAAAAGTTCTTACTTCACGTTTACGGCCTGTAGCCGCTCCTTACTTGAGAGAAAAGGTGCCTTCAACCATTGTTCCATTTGACTTCAGCACCAAATCACCGTGTGACTTGATTAAAGAGAAGCTTAAGAGAAAGCCGGTGCACACAGTCAGTAATACGTACCATGACTTTTTCTGA